TTTCATCTAAAATCTAATTAAATTCTTCCCTCATTGCATCTAAAACTTCATCTAAACTCTTCCAATCTTGATGAGACATCTTAGAGTGAAACCTGCAAAAACGAGTTAGTAACAAAAATTTGTCCTCAGTTCACTCCTTCAAGTGTATGCACTCAACACTCTCATGTATTACACAGGTGTTTACAGCACTCTAATAGTCTAATTTTTTAAAGCAACACCATACTCCATTTTTTATTAAAGAATCCAGCCTTGCATCTGCATAACTTCCAAACTGTCTAATTATCATTGCTCCATAATGCTGAATTAGAGGGCCATAGGAATGCCAAGAATCTTGCCAGAGATGAATAGTGTGCCCATCCACAACCACAGCAGGGATATAAGGTATTACCAAATCCCTCATTTGAAGCAACTTTTTCCAGAACTACGAACATTCATTTGGAATTGGTATAGACAAAAGGTACTATAATTTCATTCTTTTAACACCTTCTTAAGGTTCaccaagtcaaaaaaaaaaaaaaaaaaaaaaagcttttatGCCTGAACAAATTACTTGTTGCTGCCAATAATGTTGCACAATTTCCATAAAATTCAGGTGCTTAATCCAGACATTGTGAAATTTAAAAGGAAATTTCCCAACCACTGGATCAGCACATTGAATAAATAATTGCCAGTGATCTGATCAGCCCTTGAGCCATATGCAAAACATGAGAAATACCATAAACCTCCAGCCATTTAGCATTAATAAGTGCTTGATCAAGAAGTTGCCAAACTCAACCACTGGTCCAAGTAATCTGAGCACCATCAAAGTCCACTGAGCATAGACCACATCATTGCATTGCAATGCACCACTAAACTCCTCTATTTCAAGAAGGTGACAGTCGCACTGCATTACGTTCATCTAATGAAGTTATAATATCGAAAATAACTGCAAACATCCAAGGAGAAGGCACACGCAGCCCCTACTGAATCCATGGTAACCAACAACTCCCCCTTCCGAGCTCATAAATTGCAGGAAAGATACGTAAACACCTGTACAGAAAGTGATGGTAACATGAACCATCTGCTCCACCAATTGAATAAAAGAACATCTGAAACTATCTTTTCATAAAATCCAAATCTTCCATTCAAAAAGGATTGAGCACTATTAAACTACGTTTTAAATTATCTCTGAGGCTATTGCAATTAGCTGACATAGGTTCAATTAAGACGAAAAAATCAATGCTATTAGAAATACAATATTAGCTAAATATCAAACAGAATCACTTGGAGCAGCCCCTCTAATATTGGGAACCGAACACTGTAATCTGGAATACATAAGATCAATTACCTGAGGTCTCAGCTGAAGATGTAGCCACCACAGGCTTGGAAGGCTCTTTCAATTTACTTCCCCTCTTTTTCTTAACAGATTGCTGTGGAATATATTCAAACACCACCGCAAAAATCTGAAGGGAAAATGTGAATATTAGCTAGAAAAATGAACTGAATATTTGCACCTTTAAAACTTTGAGGCAATGATTGAGCAAACAGAATAAATTCCTGGCTAGAAAAGGCAGCCAAATTTGAACCTCCATCTGAACATCTACGCTTATGAACAGTATGCTTGGCAGTTACTGGAATTCCATTAGTATCAACAGAACGACCAATATTCGGAGCAGAGTGGTTCGCCACATTCATAATGAGAACTTTATTATCTGCAATCTCCCCACTTCAACATCATTAACCATATCTGGATTAACCAAGTCTCTTACCAAATACTCAAATGAACCCTTATGCTTAACCGATGACGCCAATTTCTCATGATCAATAGCTCCAGTCAATGTAAGATTTTCCTCTTGATGAAAGCAGCAAATGCATTACACCGTCTCAGTTGTCTATATTTTCTAAACTGTGACCTACTTTTGTCACATTTTCTGATGCATTCCTTGTTCAGCATGTATATCTATTGTGTAAAAAATTAATTCAGTAGTTCATTGTCCTGATTGGAGGAAACTCTAAAATTTGTAATCTGAAATCTGTTCGAGGATGGAAACTATGTTTTGCTTTGTGCTTTCCTCATTGTACTACTCATGGAAAAAATAGTGCATTATCcagaatgaatttttagtttttttggaACATAAGATAGCTAAATTGCAGTATTCTAGTGCACGACTATGATTTGTAATAACAACACTTTGAAGAATTATATTTCTCTGCAGCAtcgaaataaaaagaaaaacgaGCAAACCAGAGAGCATTCAACAAAAAGCCACTACTCATCTGCTGACAATAGAATTTCCAAGATTTTCCTAATACAAGTAACACTGAATACTCCAACAATTATATGTAATCTCAGTAAGAAATGATAATTCAGGAAATAGAACTGGTACACCAAATTGCATGCTCCCGTAACTTTACTCTGAACAGAATCCTGAAGAATCATGCGCAATACTGCAAACGaggaaatgacccgaaacttcaTCAAATTACAGACAGGAACTTTATTCCATTTCTTTCTAAACAAGAAGGATGCCCAAATTGTATAGTTTTCCAGCAAAGCTAAGACTTGCAATCTTCATTAGTGCAATCATAACTGAATTGTTGGACTTTATGATGCGGTGAGAAGTAAATAAAACATCTACTCTGCTTCCTTCAGGATACCAGCTGAGGAATTTTGGCCAGTGATTCACGTATTTTATCCTCTGAAAATGACAAATCAACCATAGAGCCCTGCAAATACTTCTCATAAGCTGGCAAATCAAAATGGCCATGTCCACACATTGCCATGAGAATGACTTTAGACTCTCCAGTCTCTCTACATTTAAGTGCTTCCCTAATGGTGGCAGCTATTGCATGAGTTGGTTCAGGTGCTGGTATCAGCCCCTCAGACCTAGCAAATTGTATAGCACCTGCAAAAGTTAAGAAAGGAAAACCATAAATTGCCATCTTAATTTACAACTATGACAACTATGCAATTGATAAGTTAATTCTTCAAGTCAAATCTCCAGGATACACTATTATGATTATCAGCATTCAGCAGCAATGAGAAGGTCATTCTCTAACTGAGGACCAGGAATAGAAGATGTAGTAAAAAAGGCACCTTGAAAGCATTCAGTCTGGGGAATTGCTACTGCTTCCATGTAACCCAGTTCATAAACGTGTGAAATCAATGGTGCCATGCCATGGTAACGTAGACCTCCTGAAGCACACGTCAGTTTAAACGATAAGAAAGAAATGATGGAAAGATTACAACAATAGGACTGCTATATCTATCCGTAAATTCTTACCAGCATGAATTGGGTCGGGTATAAAGTCATGCCCTAGTGTATGCATTTTCATCAAAGGAGTCATCCCTGCTGTGTCTCCAAAATCATAAGCATACACACCCTTTGTTAAGGAAGGGCATGCTGTGGGTTCAACAGCTATAAGGTGAGGATTGATTTTTCCACTGAGTTTCTCTCTAATAAACGGAAAGGCAAGCCCAGCAAAATTAGATCCACCTCCAGTACATCCAATGATCAAGTCTGGAGTCTCTCCTATAGCCTCCATCTGCTTGATACACTCCTCACCAATAACAGTCTGATGTAATAGAACATGGTTGAGAACACTTCCAAGACAATACTTGGTATCTGCATTTGCAGCAGCAACTTCCACAGCCTCAGAGATCGCTATTCCTAGACTTCCAGGGCTTAATGGATCCAATTGCAGAATTTTCTGACCAGATTGGGTCACATCAGAAGGTGAAGGATGTACCTTGGCTCCCCAAGTTTGCATCATGAGTCTACGGTATGGCTTCTGATCATAAGATGCACGAACTTGCCATACCTAAAAACAAGCCTGAATAATGAACTTTGTTGCTGCATTCTACATGTATAACACAGAAAGCTCGAATTATAGATGTAAGCATACAACTTTCCGTCTCAAAAAATAATGTAATTTATTTCAAACATCCAAAGTTCTAACTTTGTCAAATATTTTAAAGCAAAAAAACTGTAAGGAATCCAAGTTGAAGGCAAATTATACAAGTAGATCTGAGTTCATAGCTAAAAGCAAATGAAAGCAATGAGGCAACCTTAAATAAATCTTACTTCACAGTCAAGACCAAATAAGCTGCAAGCAAAAGCCAAAGCACTCCCCCATTGGCCAGCACCTGTTTCTGTCACTACATTCTTAACACCTTGCTGTCCATTATACCAGACTTGAGGGACGGAAGTGTTGGCTTTGTGTGACCCAGCTGGGCTACCACCTTCATATTTATAATAAATTCTTGCTGGTGTGTCGAGCAATTTCTCCAATCTCTTCGCTCTATATTCAgtgcaaaatatataaattgtcTTACCATTTACATGAATGAGCTGCAAAAAATATAGAACCAACCTGATTAGGGGAGTTGGGCGCCAAAGCCTATAAACATCTATAACCTCGTCTGGGATGTCAATGAAACGGTCATTGGTCGCTTCTTGCTTAattaactcatcaggaaacagaGGGGACAAATCCTCTGGTTTCACTGGTTGAAAAGTCTGGGGGTgcagaggaggaggaggtttAATGGAAAGATCTGCAATTAGGTTGTACCATTGACGAGGAATATCAGTAGCCTGGGGATGAGCATTATAGCCTGCTGTTATGTTTAGGCGGGAACAAGATGAAAGCTTCAGGTGACTgggagttttcttccatttgGAACACGAAAGCCGTTTTTCTACGCCTAAACATCAATGGACGGGCTAATAACACATCTAAATATATAGAGCGCCAGAAAGAAAAAGCATGTCAATGTCAACAAATCAGTAAAAATATAGCATCATACAACTAAGCTATTTTAGTTGATGATTTTCCATGATATAGACCTTAAGATGCGGCGTACTATCAGGCGTCTAGCAACAAAATAAGGCAAAAGACCAATAAAAGTCGGAAGCAAAACGAGAAGTAAAGCAGGTCTCTTTCACTTTtcaaactgaaattcaaaataaaacttcAAAGCTGGCATCTGGGGTGCTGCACTGTTTAGAAAACGAAAATGCTAAAAGCAGCTGACCGTTTGCTCGAGAATTTGGATTGCgttttttctgaactttttgtaaaaaaaattattaccaTAAgaatttcatatatatatatataaaagtgtgtgtgtgagataaaaatgtgattgaaaaatatgtttacaaaaaatgtagtaatttgaaaaattgcaatccaaatagCCACCCAACAAGTCGTACCAATGCCAAGTAAATTGAaaggaaaagggagagaaatatACTGGAGTAACCGGCAGCAATCTTTATTGGTTAGACAGCCCACAAGATTAaatcatttcatcattctgTTGAAGTGACTAGCATTTCCATAACTTGCCAAACATACGGCAGTAATTACTCATCCTATTTtagcagcttttttttttttttgggtcaaactATTTTAGCAGTTAATAAGAGGAACTTTCAGACTTTGATCCGGTTAAAAGATGCGTACAGCTGTTACCGAACACTGTTATTGCACGAAggcttttcatttctttatatGAACCCTGGGAATTCACAAATGCTTGTGCTCACAGGCTCAACAAGGGTAAGAATTGGGCAAGGAAGCAGAAGATTGGACAACGTAATTATATTTCCTCAAgaaaaaaacaagtatagagTAAAAATACCTTCGCCGGAGAAATTAGAGCATAAACCTGTGGAAAAAATCAGAGGCTGGGCCATATTTTTTGCAGAAGTGAGAAGAGCTCAGGGAGTTTGGTCTCCTCGGAGGCCGAGACAAAGGATCTTCTCTTATTGTGAAGGCAGGACCAGAAAGTGAAGTTGCTGAAGTCAGTTGACCGCATTAAAGTCAAAAGTTGTGGAGTCGTGTAGAAATCAAATGTTTTGAGCCTGACATGGAAGGAACATTCAAAAGCCCATCCATTTTGCACATGCATGCGCCGGCAGGTTAATCAAGAAATCACCTCCAGCGTACGGCAAAAACGTGTTTCGATTTTCTATCATGTCGTGTTAGCTCGGATATAAATGTGTCAAAGAATTTCTCGTGAAAGAATTAATtatcataaaaaattttaaaaaaattatttcttttaagtaattttattttattatcaaattcTTGTTATGCATTAATTGTTactgaaaataaaaattaaatactaGTGTCATTATTTTACTTAGTCTGAGTGAATTGCTTCAGTTCACCCTTGATTTTTGAATGCTCAGTTCGAAAAGTTGCCCAAGTATGCAACTCGCTCTAATGGTCTAAGGGGAAAAAAGTAGGACTGTCAATGGGGCTGGGCCAgcccgagctcggctcgttcggCCCGACAGAAAGCCCGATGAGCCCGATCATTTAGTGAGCCGGTCTGAGTTTGAGCCTAAAAATTAGGCCCGAATTAAATGTGAGCCGAGCTTGGGCCTTATTAGGCTCAAATCCGATATAGGCCCGGCCCTTTAAttatctatatatataatatttatattttgatattatgtataattatatatccaaatatatttttactaaatactaaatatatatataaattacaaaacacaaaaatacatctaaagacTCTTTCATGAactttcttgagagccaatattagtaatgcataactaaatctctaatttttcttattggttgagtaaatttttgtattggcatattattggttgattttgttttttgtctacaaacacaaaaatcatcaagcatatttggatttaaatcacaagattataaaaaaaaagtttcaacttttaaagatgtattggcttatgatcgcatgttttattactatttttcatgcattttaaatggattaaatataaatattgttgaaaatttttttggtttatatactttttaagaactattatttgttcaggtttagttttaatattatagtcttgtaaatgttaaattagttttacaacttaatagttatagtaattatattaagaaaattaaggagtaataagtgagATTGGGCTAAGCCCGATTAAGGCTCACAACCCGAATATTATGTGAGCTGAGTATGAGATTCACATTTACGAACCCGAAGCTCATAGCCCGAAACccgaaaatgtttcaaattaaatgagttgaACTTGAACTCATCAAAGCCCGGCTCATTAGGCCCGATTGACAGGCCTAGAAAAAAGTCATCAGCTTAGGAAAATAACAAAACGGGTTCTGGCTAGTTTTATCGGTTCCTAGTAAAACACACAATTGTCGGCCAAGTTTTTGATGGACAATTTTTGAAGTAAGTTTGGACTAAATATCTAACTGATTCCCAATTCGACCGATCGATCCTGTCCGAATTTAAAAACATAAATTTGGATACATTGTCCCTAAAAGATTCCAAAGCATAAATAGGTTACATAAGAATTACATGACAACATAGGGGAACAGAGAATTTGGGAGGATTCTTACACAATTCGAATTAGGAAGATGATTTGTAAAAATGATCGGTAGAAATTGAGCGTGAGGCCCAAGCAACCTAAGAAGGGATGAATTAGATTGACAAAAATTATAGCAAGTAAAGACTAAATTTTCACCTAATATTTAACCAAAATAGTTTAAGTAAACAAGcactcaaacaaatacaataaaaagAGATATAagaaaattaagccacacaaacaaataacaaaaaaagaacaataaagtaaaaggattgcaaaccaatcaAATTCCCAAACTTGGAGTTGAATCAACCAAGTAGTTTCTTCAGTTGATGGTGATACTAATCaacttgtacaagtgaaggtttACTCCTTCCTCACCCTAAAAGCCTTTAGTTGatctaagaagttttacaactCTTCAAGTTAGCCCTTAACTAGTTACAATTGAAAGTTTACCCAACAAATTAAGAATTACTTTACAAGTGAGGGTCATCTTCACAAAGGTTTTACTTCTCCTCTTTGAGA
The genomic region above belongs to Coffea arabica cultivar ET-39 chromosome 7c, Coffea Arabica ET-39 HiFi, whole genome shotgun sequence and contains:
- the LOC113699958 gene encoding uncharacterized protein, with the translated sequence MAQPLIFSTGLCSNFSGEGVEKRLSCSKWKKTPSHLKLSSCSRLNITAGYNAHPQATDIPRQWYNLIADLSIKPPPPLHPQTFQPVKPEDLSPLFPDELIKQEATNDRFIDIPDEVIDVYRLWRPTPLIRAKRLEKLLDTPARIYYKYEGGSPAGSHKANTSVPQVWYNGQQGVKNVVTETGAGQWGSALAFACSLFGLDCEVWQVRASYDQKPYRRLMMQTWGAKVHPSPSDVTQSGQKILQLDPLSPGSLGIAISEAVEVAAANADTKYCLGSVLNHVLLHQTVIGEECIKQMEAIGETPDLIIGCTGGGSNFAGLAFPFIREKLSGKINPHLIAVEPTACPSLTKGVYAYDFGDTAGMTPLMKMHTLGHDFIPDPIHAGGLRYHGMAPLISHVYELGYMEAVAIPQTECFQGAIQFARSEGLIPAPEPTHAIAATIREALKCRETGESKVILMAMCGHGHFDLPAYEKYLQGSMVDLSFSEDKIRESLAKIPQLVS